From a single Fusobacterium ulcerans ATCC 49185 genomic region:
- a CDS encoding glycosyltransferase family 9 protein — protein sequence MLRKINRVFQDYMREKRLKIGKYIWDRKLNKEEIKSGNFIENNNIRKVLFLRYDGKIGDMVINTLMFREIKKRYPYVEIGVVTKEGAKAIIETNPNVDKIYEYKKDRKNIKKLASKISEEKYDLLIDFSEMLRVNQMMLINLSEARFNMGLNKENWNLFDISYSKPEGYIHITEIYRGILEKIGITDININYELFFTEKQKNKVNDLLKSINHKKIIVFNPFAASKHRDISLENILKIGKIVLKNKNNILIFIGEGKRKKELENIIKELGKDVIFPELENIIETSYLISKADLVITPDTSIVHIAAAFKRKLIGIYRLDNRVENEVNRYLWAPNYRGAVQIFSKDFEVKNGEEANINRFDIREIEREIENI from the coding sequence ATGTTAAGAAAAATAAATAGAGTATTTCAAGATTATATGAGAGAGAAAAGATTAAAAATAGGGAAATATATTTGGGATAGAAAACTAAACAAAGAAGAAATAAAATCAGGAAATTTTATTGAAAATAATAATATAAGAAAAGTTCTTTTTTTAAGATATGATGGAAAAATAGGAGATATGGTAATAAATACTCTGATGTTTAGAGAGATAAAGAAAAGATATCCATATGTAGAAATAGGAGTAGTAACAAAAGAAGGAGCAAAAGCAATAATAGAAACTAATCCAAATGTGGATAAAATATATGAATATAAAAAAGATAGAAAAAATATAAAAAAATTAGCTTCTAAAATATCAGAAGAAAAATATGACTTGTTAATAGATTTTTCAGAGATGTTAAGAGTAAATCAAATGATGTTAATAAATTTATCTGAAGCAAGATTCAATATGGGATTAAATAAAGAAAATTGGAATTTGTTTGATATATCATATTCAAAACCAGAAGGATATATTCATATAACTGAAATATATAGAGGTATATTAGAAAAAATAGGAATAACAGATATCAATATTAATTATGAACTATTTTTTACTGAGAAGCAAAAGAATAAAGTTAATGATTTATTAAAAAGTATAAATCATAAAAAAATAATTGTATTTAATCCATTTGCAGCGAGTAAACATAGGGACATAAGTCTAGAAAATATATTAAAAATAGGAAAGATAGTTCTTAAAAATAAAAATAATATTTTGATTTTTATAGGAGAAGGAAAAAGAAAGAAAGAACTTGAAAATATAATAAAAGAATTGGGAAAGGATGTAATTTTTCCAGAATTAGAAAATATAATAGAGACATCATATTTGATAAGTAAAGCAGACTTAGTGATAACACCAGATACATCAATAGTGCATATAGCAGCAGCTTTTAAAAGAAAATTGATAGGAATTTATAGGTTAGATAATAGAGTAGAAAATGAAGTAAATAGATATTTATGGGCACCTAATTATAGAGGAGCAGTACAAATATTTTCTAAAGACTTTGAAGTTAAAAATGGGGAAGAAGCAAATATCAATAGATTTGATATAAGAGAGATTGAAAGAGAGATAGAGAATATTTAA
- a CDS encoding LicD family protein, whose amino-acid sequence MKELEKLQSIEKEMLEYFVKICTENNIEYWLDFGTLLGAVRHKGFIPWDDDIDIALDRKNYNKLLNIYKKYQNHPDFSLVIHRKKFLKLENKCNFIINKKGKTKKIAIDILPFDYYSNYSLVKFIDDYFIELIREKKNKNGNYKNNFQNFFKFIRSQIMRNIFRKNFFINWITSKQKSSYVGRGIDSHFKLMLLPTDEFYPLEELEFEGSFYKVPKNYHMYLEKIYGNYMELPPKEERISPHGVEKII is encoded by the coding sequence ATGAAAGAACTAGAAAAATTACAATCAATCGAGAAAGAAATGTTAGAATATTTTGTAAAAATTTGTACAGAAAATAATATAGAATATTGGTTAGATTTTGGAACATTGCTAGGTGCTGTTAGACATAAAGGTTTTATTCCTTGGGATGATGATATAGATATAGCTCTGGATAGAAAAAATTATAATAAATTGTTGAATATTTATAAAAAATATCAAAACCACCCAGACTTTTCTTTAGTAATTCATAGAAAAAAATTTTTAAAGTTAGAAAATAAATGTAATTTTATAATAAATAAAAAAGGAAAAACAAAAAAAATAGCTATCGATATTTTACCTTTTGATTATTATTCCAATTATTCTTTAGTGAAATTTATTGATGATTATTTTATTGAATTAATTCGTGAAAAAAAAAATAAAAATGGAAATTATAAAAATAATTTTCAAAACTTTTTTAAATTTATTCGATCACAAATTATGAGAAATATTTTTAGAAAAAATTTTTTTATAAACTGGATAACTTCAAAGCAGAAATCTTCATATGTAGGCCGTGGTATTGACTCACATTTTAAGCTTATGCTTTTACCTACAGATGAATTTTATCCATTAGAAGAATTAGAGTTTGAAGGTTCATTTTATAAGGTTCCTAAAAACTATCACATGTATTTAGAAAAAATATATGGAAATTATATGGAGCTTCCACCAAAAGAAGAGAGAATTTCTCCACATGGAGTTGAGAAAATTATATAA
- a CDS encoding dTDP-glucose 4,6-dehydratase → MKTYLVTGAAGFIGTNFVKYMLEKYKEKIKIIVLDKLTYAGNIENIQEEIDSKKVEFVKGDICNRELVEDIFSRYEIDYVVNFAAESHVDRSISNPQIFLETNILGTQNLLEASKKFWSIGRDENGYPVYKEGKKFLHISTDEVYGSLSKDYTEAKELVLDNRVKKVAEGRKNLKTYGDKFFTEETPLDPRSPYSASKTSSDMIVRAYAETYKFPMNITRCSNNYGPYQFPEKLIPLIIKNILEGKKLPVYGDGSNVRDWLYVKDHNKAVDMVINNGRLGEVYNIGGFNEEKNINIVKLTIDTIAKIMKEEPEYRKVLKTDVENISYDLISYVQDRLGHDARYAIDPEKIVTELGWYPETSFDEGIEKTIRWYLDNQGWVEKVLSK, encoded by the coding sequence ATGAAGACATATCTTGTAACAGGGGCAGCAGGCTTCATAGGAACAAATTTTGTAAAATATATGCTTGAAAAGTACAAAGAGAAAATAAAAATAATAGTTTTAGATAAATTGACTTATGCAGGAAATATTGAAAATATACAAGAGGAAATAGATTCTAAAAAAGTAGAATTTGTAAAAGGAGATATCTGCAATAGAGAATTGGTGGAAGATATATTTTCCAGATATGAAATAGACTATGTAGTAAACTTTGCAGCAGAATCTCATGTAGACAGAAGTATATCAAATCCTCAGATATTTTTGGAAACAAATATATTGGGAACACAAAACCTGTTGGAAGCATCTAAGAAATTCTGGAGTATAGGAAGAGATGAAAATGGATATCCTGTGTATAAAGAAGGAAAAAAATTTTTACATATATCTACAGATGAAGTATACGGTTCACTTTCAAAAGACTATACAGAAGCAAAAGAGCTTGTGCTTGATAATAGAGTAAAGAAAGTAGCAGAAGGAAGAAAGAATCTGAAAACATATGGAGATAAATTCTTTACAGAGGAAACACCATTGGATCCTAGATCACCATATTCAGCCTCAAAAACATCAAGCGATATGATAGTAAGAGCATATGCAGAAACATATAAATTTCCAATGAATATAACAAGATGTTCAAATAACTATGGACCATATCAGTTTCCAGAAAAGCTGATACCACTTATTATAAAAAATATACTGGAAGGCAAGAAACTGCCAGTATATGGAGATGGAAGCAATGTAAGAGACTGGCTGTATGTAAAAGATCATAATAAAGCAGTAGATATGGTAATAAATAATGGAAGATTAGGGGAAGTATATAATATTGGCGGTTTTAATGAAGAAAAAAATATAAATATAGTAAAACTAACAATAGATACTATAGCTAAGATAATGAAAGAGGAACCAGAGTACAGAAAGGTATTAAAAACTGATGTAGAAAATATATCATATGATTTGATAAGCTATGTACAGGATAGACTGGGTCATGATGCAAGATATGCAATAGACCCAGAAAAGATAGTAACAGAATTAGGGTGGTATCCAGAGACATCTTTTGATGAAGGAATAGAAAAGACAATAAGATGGTATCTAGATAATCAAGGATGGGTAGAAAAAGTTTTAAGTAAATAA
- the rfbD gene encoding dTDP-4-dehydrorhamnose reductase, whose product MNKLKKLETNLQGIYIIEPLVFGDNRGFFLESYNKTEFEKIGVTTNFIQDNHSKSKKGTLRGLHFQNKHSQAKLIRVIKGRIFDIVVDIRKGSSTYGKWCGTELSAENKKMLYIAKGFAHGFLALEDDTEIEYKCDEFYASQYDSGIMWNDKDININWNFEKYGLKEKDIVLSEKDKKHQSFKEYTEKYIGENVLLIGADGQLGQDFQKFFDKIGIKYTATDYRELDVTNKEKVKEFVDNNDFTIIINCAAYNNVDKAEEEPEKCYALNSHVPKYLAEICKEKNIVFVTYSTDFVFDGEKEIPYIEEDIPNPLSTYSKAKLEGEKYSLEYKKSFVIRTSWVFGMGNNNFCKQVINWSKGKDKLRIVDDQISSPTYSKDLAEYSWELIQTDKYGLYHLSNDGEASKFEQAQYILKKIGWKGIIERAKTEEFPLPAKRAEYSKLDSSKIEKIINKKIPHWKSGIDRFLEEMKEKGEI is encoded by the coding sequence ATGAATAAATTAAAAAAACTAGAAACAAACTTACAAGGAATATATATAATCGAACCTTTAGTATTTGGAGATAATAGAGGCTTTTTTCTTGAGTCATATAATAAAACTGAATTTGAAAAAATAGGAGTAACAACAAATTTTATACAAGATAATCATTCTAAATCTAAAAAAGGTACTCTTAGAGGACTTCATTTTCAAAATAAGCATTCTCAAGCAAAACTTATAAGAGTAATAAAAGGGAGAATATTTGATATTGTAGTTGATATAAGAAAAGGTAGCAGTACATATGGAAAATGGTGTGGAACTGAGTTAAGTGCAGAAAATAAAAAGATGTTGTATATAGCAAAAGGTTTTGCTCATGGTTTTTTAGCATTGGAAGATGATACAGAAATAGAATATAAATGTGATGAATTTTATGCATCTCAATATGATTCAGGAATAATGTGGAATGATAAAGATATAAATATCAATTGGAATTTTGAAAAATATGGATTAAAAGAAAAGGATATAGTTTTATCAGAAAAAGATAAAAAGCATCAATCTTTTAAGGAGTACACAGAAAAATATATTGGAGAAAATGTATTGCTTATAGGAGCAGATGGACAGCTAGGTCAGGATTTTCAAAAGTTTTTTGATAAAATAGGAATAAAATATACAGCTACTGATTATAGAGAATTAGATGTAACTAACAAAGAGAAAGTAAAAGAGTTTGTAGATAACAATGATTTTACAATAATAATAAACTGCGCTGCATATAACAATGTAGACAAAGCAGAAGAAGAACCAGAGAAATGCTATGCTTTAAATTCTCATGTACCTAAGTATCTAGCAGAGATATGTAAAGAAAAAAATATAGTGTTTGTAACATATTCAACAGACTTTGTATTTGATGGAGAGAAGGAAATACCATATATAGAAGAAGATATTCCAAATCCATTATCAACATATTCAAAAGCAAAGCTAGAAGGAGAAAAATATTCTCTTGAGTATAAAAAAAGTTTTGTAATAAGGACATCATGGGTATTTGGAATGGGGAATAATAATTTCTGTAAACAGGTAATAAATTGGAGCAAAGGAAAAGATAAATTAAGAATAGTAGATGATCAAATATCCTCTCCAACATATTCAAAAGATCTAGCAGAATACTCATGGGAGCTTATTCAGACAGATAAGTATGGATTGTATCATCTATCAAATGATGGGGAAGCTTCTAAATTTGAACAAGCCCAATATATATTAAAGAAAATAGGCTGGAAAGGAATAATTGAAAGAGCAAAGACAGAAGAGTTTCCATTACCAGCAAAAAGGGCAGAATACTCAAAGTTAGATAGTAGTAAGATAGAAAAAATAATTAATAAAAAGATACCACATTGGAAAAGTGGGATAGATAGATTTTTAGAAGAAATGAAAGAAAAGGGAGAGATATAG
- a CDS encoding O-antigen ligase family protein translates to MKGNLISVLSVVVPYTFFSIFLEKNKYLKFINLMSFIVGIWIILKAGARGALGGIIIGIAIGIILNRGWKGIIVSGILLFIIISGLQFSPKIGECFLKINDFSTRSRYYLIDAGIYTFKNNFIFGSGRGNTQKYFIEYSNTDFNPNKYLKNDNEIKITKEIYLKTFPDTHNIFIDFLAEYGILGVFIVFFLGIMIPIDICRQYFITKSNEILQILVSSISFLASGMSWSLWTRHNEGIPYYIVLLWFFNLFQFHDNGIEFLSQIIKRKFKNIFKIE, encoded by the coding sequence ATGAAAGGTAACTTAATATCAGTTCTTTCAGTAGTAGTTCCATATACCTTTTTTTCAATATTTTTAGAGAAAAATAAATATTTAAAATTTATAAACTTAATGTCTTTTATTGTAGGAATTTGGATCATATTAAAAGCTGGAGCACGAGGAGCACTTGGAGGAATAATAATAGGAATAGCAATAGGAATAATATTAAATAGGGGTTGGAAAGGAATTATAGTATCTGGAATTTTGTTATTTATTATTATTTCAGGATTACAATTTTCACCAAAAATAGGAGAATGCTTTTTGAAAATAAATGATTTTTCTACAAGAAGTCGTTATTACCTAATAGATGCAGGAATATATACTTTTAAAAATAACTTTATATTTGGTAGTGGTAGAGGAAATACTCAAAAATATTTTATTGAATATTCAAATACAGATTTTAATCCTAATAAATATTTAAAAAACGATAATGAGATCAAAATAACGAAAGAAATTTATCTTAAAACATTTCCAGATACACATAATATTTTTATAGATTTTTTAGCAGAATATGGAATATTGGGAGTATTTATTGTTTTTTTTCTAGGAATAATGATACCAATAGATATATGCAGACAATATTTTATTACTAAAAGTAATGAAATTTTACAAATTTTAGTATCTTCAATTTCTTTTTTAGCTTCTGGAATGTCTTGGAGTTTATGGACAAGACACAATGAAGGAATACCATATTATATAGTATTGCTGTGGTTTTTTAATCTTTTTCAATTTCATGATAATGGTATTGAATTTCTAAGTCAAATTATAAAAAGGAAATTCAAAAATATTTTTAAAATTGAATAA
- a CDS encoding glycosyltransferase yields the protein MKEINLTIAVAIYNIEKYLPKCLESLLNQSVKNDYEILLINDGSTDESLKICEEFLKKGLKAEIVTKKNEGLSSVRNLAANKAKGKYIFFIDGDDWIEKNTIETIFSNIKGFDMLIFGFNWIFAEKLTVDLRFQKDEIFDKNIENEIFRNNINTAVWNKVFKREIIIKNNLKFPELKGAEDYLFIYEYLLRCQKVKKISISLYNYNQRENSLSNEKKEYYYLNTLKVYEELIKRNKKQDIYFIKYILENYVYLIREYNKKLKNIEIEELRKNIENFLKIKKIVFNKEIRLKTKIRYLKLKKVGFNNEII from the coding sequence ATGAAAGAAATTAATTTAACTATAGCAGTAGCAATATATAATATAGAAAAATATCTTCCTAAATGCTTAGAAAGTTTATTAAATCAGAGTGTAAAAAATGATTATGAAATTTTATTGATTAATGATGGCTCAACAGATGAGTCTTTAAAAATATGTGAAGAATTCTTAAAGAAAGGATTAAAAGCAGAAATAGTAACAAAAAAAAATGAAGGATTGAGTAGTGTCAGAAATTTAGCAGCGAATAAAGCTAAAGGAAAATATATATTTTTTATTGATGGAGATGACTGGATAGAAAAAAATACTATTGAAACAATTTTCAGTAATATAAAAGGGTTTGATATGTTGATTTTTGGATTTAATTGGATTTTTGCAGAAAAATTGACAGTAGATTTAAGATTTCAAAAAGATGAAATATTTGATAAAAATATAGAAAATGAAATATTTAGAAATAATATTAATACGGCTGTATGGAATAAAGTTTTTAAAAGAGAAATAATTATAAAGAATAATTTAAAATTTCCAGAACTAAAAGGGGCAGAAGATTATCTTTTTATTTATGAATATTTATTAAGGTGCCAAAAAGTAAAAAAAATATCTATTTCACTATATAATTATAATCAAAGAGAAAACAGTCTTTCTAATGAAAAAAAAGAATATTATTATTTGAATACTTTAAAAGTTTATGAAGAACTAATAAAAAGAAATAAGAAACAGGATATTTATTTTATAAAATATATTTTAGAAAACTATGTTTACTTAATAAGAGAATATAATAAAAAATTAAAAAATATAGAAATAGAAGAATTAAGGAAAAATATAGAGAATTTTTTAAAAATAAAAAAAATAGTTTTTAACAAAGAAATAAGATTAAAAACTAAAATAAGATATTTGAAATTAAAAAAGGTTGGATTTAATAATGAGATTATTTGA